AGTCATGATCCCCAAGTCATCATCTCAAACACTTGTCGATTTGGACCTTGAACTCATCAATGAGCTCAACTTTGCTCCTGTCACTAACAAGTCATCCACATACAAGGAGACAATCAGCAAGGTTTCAAATTCTGACCTCTTAACATACAGAGTAGGTTCACTAAGGCTCTTCACAAATCCAAGCTTGGTCAGATAAGCATCAACTCTGTCATACCAGGCCCTTGGTGCCTGTTTCAGGCCATAGAGGGCCTTTCTTAACTTGTACACTTTGTCTTCATGCCCAGCAACttcaaaaccttcaggttgctCAATGAAGGTCTCCTCCTTGAGAAAACCATTTAGGAATGCTGATTTGACATCCAATTGGTGAACTCTCCACTGTTTCTGAGCTGCTAAAGCAAACAGCAGCTTAATTGTATCCAGTCTTGCCACTGGAGCAAAAGTCTCCAAGTAGTCCACACCATACTGCTGACTGTAGCCCTTCACCACAAGCCTGGCCTTGTGCTTGTTCAGTGAGCCATCAGCATTGTACTTGGCCCGGTACACCCATTTAACTCCAATGACCTTCTTGTGTTCTGGTCTGCTCACCAACTCCCAAGTCTGATTTTTGTTGATCATTTCTAACTCATCTTCCATAGCTTTCATCCAGCTTCTGTCCTTGGCAGCCTCTTCAAAGTCTGAGGGCTCAATCACAGCAACATTGCACCTCTGATAGACATCAGCCAAAGTCCTGGTGCCCCTCACTGGTGTGTCATCTACAGCATCTTCACTTGGTCCCTCTTCCATAGGTTCATCAACCAAGTCCAACTGGTCCATTTCAGACATGTCAGCTTCAACACCATTCCAATTCCACACTTTTTCTTCATCAAACTTTACATCCCTGCTGACTAAGACCTTCTTTGCTGTAGGATCATACACTCTATAACCCTTCTTGTTGCTGCTGTAGCCAACAAAGATTCCTGGAGTAGCCCTGCTCTCGAGCTTGGTCCTCTTCTCTACTGGAATAAGAGCATAACATATACAGCCAAACACTTTTAAATGTGTTACCATAGGTTTGACTCCATGCCAAGCCTCAAAAGGTGTTTTATCCTTGACTGCTCGAGTTGGCAGTCTATTGAGCGAATACATCGAGGTGTTAATCGCCTCACCAAAACCGGCTTGGAAGCTTGCCTTGAAACAATAGACACCTAGCCATATTCAAGACAGATCCTATTTTTCCTCTCACAAACTCCATTCATTGAGGAGTATAGATGTTGTGAGTGATGGTAAATCCCAAACTATCACAAAGCTTTTGAAATCTCTCGACACATATTGAGCCATTATCATCCTCAAGGCTCTTATTTTGCAACTGACCGATTTTCAAATATGCCTTGAATTTGCAGAAGGCCTCAAACACTTCTGACTTTTGCTTCAAGAAGTAGACCCAGCACAACCTTGTTAAATCATCTATAAACAGGGCAAAGTACCTGTTCTCACTGATTGAAGGTGTTCTCATAGGGCCACAAACATCAGAGTGCACCAATTCGAGCTTGTTCTGAGCTCTCCAAGCACTTGTCGTGAGAAAAAAGCGGTCTAGCACGCTTACCAAGTCGACAAACTTCACAAACATTCCACtaacttcaattttgaaatgtcATCAACCAAATTCACTATGTAATGATCGATGGATCTGAATTTGCATGGCCTAGTCTCCTATGCCACAAGTCAGTGCTTTCAACAAGGCTGGTGTAtgcctttctttttatttggcTAACATCCAGCATGAAGCACCTATCACTCATAGAGACAGTGACTAACTCCAGACCATCCATGTCTTGAACAATACAGCAACCATCCTTAAAAACCAATGTATAGCCCTTTTCAACTAATTGGCCAACACTAAGCAGATTCTGGTCTAAGTCGGTACAAAAACACATCCGAGATCGACTTATTACACAACCGGTGCTTATCAACACATTGCCCTTGCCTTTAGCCTCAATCACCGCCATCTCCAATTCTAATCCTCGAGTGGAAGCTTCAGTCAAGGCCCTTGAACAGCTTCTCATCTGCAGCCATATGGTGTGAGCAACCACTGCCTAGTAGCCAATCATTGCTGGCCTTGGTTGTGCCAACAAAACAAGTTCTTTGTGAACACATGCTCCTCCCGAGCTTGAATGTCCTCAGCAGGTCTAGCTTGTTGCGAGCGACCTCCCTTGGTTTGCCCTTGCACACCTTCTCCACATGGCCAAACCGCTTACACTTTCTACATGAATATCCGCCTAAACCAAAGAATACTTTTCTCAATGTGTTGTCTTCTTGCAATGAACATATGGTGGGAACACCCTTTTGCTTCATCTCTTCCCGACTTGACCCTTTTGTTGTGCCAAGGCTTCTTGCCTTTTGCATTCACACTCGAGCCTTCACGGCTTTAGCACGGAAGGCGCCTTCAGATTCTCCTCCTGCCTATTTGCCCTTCTTTGCTCAAGTGCATACAGAGAGTTTATCAGCTCAGACAATGAAATGGCTGATAAATCCCTCGAGTCCTCAAGTGAAGAGATTTTTGACTCAAATTTCtcagggagagttgtaatgactTTTTCAACAACTCTGCTCTCTGTGAAGTTCACTCCCAGGAGCCTAATGCTGTTGACAATGGCCATTATCCTGTCTGAGTACTGCTTGATGGTCTCAGACTCCCTCATcctcaaattttcaaagtctCTCCTGAGGTTGATCACCTGCTGTTGCCTTGTCTTGTCAGTCCCCATGAACTCCTCCTTCAGTTTGTCCCAAGCCTGCTTAGGTGTCTCACATGCCATGATGTGTGTGAATATCACATCAGATACTCCACTCTGCAGACAGGCCATAGCCTTGTGCTTCTTAGCTCGTTCCTCAGCATGTTGCCTCATCTGTACAATAGTGGGATTGGCTCTCAATGGAGGTGGTTCAGTATCATTCTCGATCACACTCCAGAGATCATGTGCCTGGAGATAAGTCTTCATTTTAACTATCCAAATGTGATAGTTTTCTCCAGTGAACACAGATGGAGGTGGTGGAGTGAAACTCATCCTGCTAGACTGAATCCGGATGCTTCGATCTTACCAAATTTTGAACTTGCTGTTGGTTTTGATTTGAACACAACAGATTGCATACAGAGGCCCCTCAAAGACTCGGGCtcatgataccatttgttggaacaatggcagcagcaaaaagaaaaccaagttgcaaaacaaaatttgcaaaaccAAGCAAGAAGTATCAAGCAAAAGAAAtcaaagcaaagcaaaaaaaGTGAACAAAATTGAATACTCAAAGAAATTGTAACGAACATTacttttttcattcaaaatttgaatatataaaagagttacaaatttgattcatttgacGATTACCTAATGACATAACTGCTCCCacttaaactaaactaatacaagcttaagtcaaatacaaaataagtGACATACCGACTTTTACATCATCAATCCAATCACAAACTTAATCCAACTAACTTTGGAAACTAGTTAAAGttgaactaaactaaattacaaaagaacaaaacatcCAAAGTTGATTGCTTCATCCGTTCACCAGGTCTTGCACACCAAGCATTATCACCAAGCTCGACAGCCAACCATGCTGCTGGCCACATGTTGCTTTGCAGTCCAGCTTTCAACAAATATTTGTTGGGACGTAAGGCCACGAGATTCCTCACAACATATGTCTCTAGGGCACTCTTTCTTCGGTTTTCACCAT
The nucleotide sequence above comes from Gossypium raimondii isolate GPD5lz chromosome 13, ASM2569854v1, whole genome shotgun sequence. Encoded proteins:
- the LOC128036154 gene encoding uncharacterized protein LOC128036154; this encodes MSFTPPPPSVFTGENYHIWIVKMKTYLQAHDLWSVIENDTEPPPLRANPTIVQMRQHAEERAKKHKAMACLQSGVSDVIFTHIMACETPKQAWDKLKEEFMGTDKTRQQQVINLRRDFENLRMRESETIKQYSDRIMAIVNSIRLLGVNFTESRVVEKVITTLPEKFESKISSLEDSRDLSAISLSELINSLYALEQRRANRQEENLKAPSVLKP